The nucleotide window GGTACGACGGGCACCTCCAGATGCTCCCGGATTACGAGAGCCGCCAGGCGCAGTCGCTGGCGGGCGCGGAGGCGCTGGCCGACACCCGGCGGCAGGTCGAGCGCGCCGGGCTCCCGGTCGCGCTGGTGACCGGGGGCGGGACGGGGACGTGGGAGTTCGCCGCGGCGGTGCCGGGCGTCACGGAGGTGCAGCCCGGGTCGTTCGTCATCATGGACGCGGCGTACCACAAGGTGCGCCCGGAATTCGGGTGCGCGCTGTCGGTCCGGGCGGCGGTGGTGAGCCGCCGCCCCGGGCAGTACGTGCTCGACGCGGGCAGCAAGGCGATCTCGCGCGACTTCGGCACGCCCGAGATCAAGGGGCGGCCCGGCGACCGCGTGCTCCGGCTGAACGAGGAGCACACGATCGTGGCGGCGGACGGTGCCGTTCCGGCGGTGGGCGAGGCCGCCGAGGTGCTGCCGGCCCACTGCTGCGCGACGATGAACCTGCACCGCGCGTGTGCGGCCGTGCGGGGCGGGCGGGTCGAGGCGGTGTGGCCGATCGAGTGCAGCGGGCGGTACGACTGACCGCGGAGCGGTGCGGCGGGTCAGCGCGGCTTCGCCGCGCCGCCGCGGGGGCCGTTGAGGAACGAGTTCACGCGCTGCTTGAGCTTGCGGTGCGCGGCGGTGCTGCCGTTGGCGAGTTGGAGCGCGTCGCGGACGTTCAGCCCGGGGTCCGGGAACGGCAGCTTGGCGAGCGCGTCGTCCACGGCGCCGGCCATCGCGTACTTGGTGTCGTCGCCGGCGGCCACCTCGATGCCCAGCGTGCGGAGCGCCTCGAGGTCGCGGTAGAACCCGCGGACGTCGAGCTTGAGCCGGCGGAGCAGCGCCGCACGGGTCTGGGGGCCGGTGCCGAGCAGGGTGATGAGCCGGTACAGGCGCGCCGCCCGGGGCGAGGTGAGTGAGACCGCGGCGGCGCCCACCTTCTTCCTCCCCATCGAGTCGACTCCGTCCTGGTGCGGGGAGAGGCCGCGCGTCCGTGCGGGCCGCCCGTTCGTCGTCGGGCGCCGAGCCCGTGGGCACCCGTCCGATGGGGCCGCAACGCACCGCGACCGCGCCGCGGCCGCAGTGACATGGGCATGATGGTAGGGACGGCGCGGCGGGAAAGCAAGCGGTTGGCGCGAGCCCGCGCGAAGAACCGGGGCGGCGCTTGAGGTCGGCCCTCAATTACAGTGACACCGCTGTGTCACTGACCGCCCGCGGTCACACGCCGGCCGCGGCGCGGAACCCGTCGCGGGTGTCGGCCCGGGCCGCCAGCGCGATCCACTGCTGGAGCCGGGCGAGGTCGGCGGTGGCCCGCACCGCGCCCGCGAGGTCGGCCGGAACGGTCCCGAACTTGGCCTCGAGCACCGCCAGCACCGCCGCGGCACGTTCCTCGACTTGGGTTTCGGCACGAGCTTCGGCACGAGCTTCGGCCTTCCACCCGTTCACCACCGCGGATTCGCGCACGTTCCACCCCTTCAGTCCGAGTTCCCAGTTCTCGCGACAACCGGCGGCTTCGGCGAACACCAGGGCCAGGCCGCCCAGCTCCGACCGGCGCCGGCTCGAGGGCTCCTGTTCGGCGAGCCGCTTCCACCGCTCAATTATTGTCCCCTCTCCGCCGCCGGCCATCAATGGCAGCCATGGGAGGACGCTCCGGCCCGACGCGCCGGCCTCGATCCTCCCGATCGCATGATCGGCATTTTCGCCCGCCAAGTTGCGCTCCGCGACCGCCAGGTGCGTTCCGACCGGCGTGCCCGGGAGCCGCATCTCGCGGGACGCCGAGCCGGCCCCGGTGAGGTTCACGACGGCCGCGCCCACGTTGAACCGGCTGCCGCGCTCGGGGTCCGGTTTGAGGCGCGTCCAGAGCTGGGACAGGTAGCCGAGGAGGCGGCCGAACATGAGCGGGTCCGGGTCGATCTGGAACTCGATCGCCAGCGCCCACGGCGGCCCGCTCCCGTCGGGCGGGGTGAGGCGCGCGACCGTATCGCCCACCCGGTCCGGCTCGCCGGGGAAGGGAATGCCGCGCGTGTCGAGCCAGCCGGCGAACCCGAGGGCGGTCGCGGGGCGGTCGAGGAGCCACGCGAGGAACTCGGGCGGCTCCAACTGGGCCGCGAACCGCGCGGCTTTGTCGAAGTGGTTTTCGGGCACGGCGCCGCTACCGGTGGACCCGCGACCGGCGGCGGATCAGCTCGTCCACCACCGTGCCGACCAGCAGCGTCACGCCGACGATCGCCGGGATCACGTCGCCCTTGGCGCCCTGGAAGTTCACGATGCTCTCGATGACCGGCAGCACCATCGCACCCAGGACGACGCCCACCGCGGTGCCCTCGCCGCCCCGCAGGCTGCACCCGCCGAGCACCGCCCCGAGGATCGCGTACAGCTCCCACCCCAGGCCGGCGTTGTTGGACTGGACCGACGGGGCGTGCAGGAACAGCAGCACGCCGGTCAGGGCCGCGAGCGTCGAGCAGGAAACGTAGACGGTCAACCGGTGCCGGTTCACGTCCACGCCGGCGTACTTCGCGGCCAGCTCGCTGTGCCCGATCGCGTACCAGTACCGCCCGTACGCGGTGCGGTGCAGGAAGAACCCCGCGACCGCCGCGAGGGCCAGCAGCAGCACGAACTGGGCGGGGAACAGGAGCGCGCCGTTCTCGGGGCTCTTGCCGGTGAGCACGAACCGGAGCGTGCGCAACGCGCCGGCGAACTCCTGGTGCGCCTCGATCGTCTGGTTCAACCCCACGGTGCCCTCGAGCAGCCGCGCGACGCCCCGGAACACGAACATACCGCACAGGGTCACGAGGAACGGCTGCAGCCGTACCCGGGTGACGAGGAGCCCGTTCACCGCCCCGACGCCGGCGCCGAACAGCAGCACGGCGGGCAGCGCGGCGTAGGGGTGGGCGCCGCGGTTCACCAGGAACCCGAACAGGACCGCCCCGCACGCCACCACCGACCCGATGGACAGGTCGATGCCGCCGGTGATGATGACCAGCGCCGCGCCGAGCGTGATGATCCCGTACTGGCCCTGGTAGCTGGCCACGTCGATCAGGTTGCTCGCCTCGCCGGCCCGGTTGTGCGAGAGGAACAGGGCCACGTACAGCGCCGCCACCAACCCCAGGACGCCCAGAAGGCGAGTCATTACGCGGTCCCCCCGGTCGCGAGTCGCATCACCGCTTCTTCGGTCACCCGCGGGCCGAGCAGTTCGCCGGCCACGCGGCCCTCGTGCATCACCACCACGCGGTCGGACATGCCGAGCAGCTCTTCCATGTCGCTGGTGATCATCCACACCGCGACGCCCCGGCCCGCCAGCTCGTCGATGAGGGCGTAGATCTCGGCCTTCGCGCCAACGTCCACGCCGCGGGTCGGCTCGTCGAGGATCAGCACCCGCGGCCCGCGCGCGAGCCACTTCCCGTACACCACTTTCTGCTGGTTCCCGCCGGACAGGAGCCCGACCGGCTGGGCCGCGCGGGGCGTCTTCACCCGGAGCCGGTCGATCCAGGTGCGGTGTAGCTCGGCCTCGGCGCGGCGGTTCACCCCGAGCGGCGAGCCGAGCCGGTCCAGGTTCGGGAGGCTCAGGTTGAAGCCCACGCCCTCGGCCAGCACCAGCCCGTGCAGCCGGCGGTCCTCGGGCACCAGCAGCACGCCGCTCGCGATCGCGTCCCGCGGCGAGCCGATGCGCGCCGGTTCGCCGTTAAGGAGCAGCTCGCCCGCGGTGAGCTGTCGGACGCCGAAGACCGCCTCCGACAGCTCGGTGCGGCCCGCGCCCACGAGCCCGGCCATGCCCAGGATCTCGCCGGCCCGGACCTCGAAGCTCGCGGGCGTGGCCGGGCCGTTCCGGTACCGCACGCCGCGGACGCTCAGCACCGGCGCGCCCCCGGCCCCGGTGCGGTGCGTTTTCGGGTAGAACTGCTTCAGGTCGCGGCCCACCATCAGCCGCACCAGGTTGTCGTGCGTGATCTCGCCCCGCGCGAGTTCGCCCGCGTTCTGCCCGTCGCGCAGCACAACGGCCCGGTCCGCGACCCGCCTCACCTCCGCGAGCCGGTGCGAGATGTACAGGACCGACACGCCGGCCGCCTTCAGCGCGTCGATGACCCGGTAGAGCTGCTCGGTTTCCTTCTGCGTGAGGCTCGACGTGGGCTCGTCCATGATGAGGACGCGGACGTCGGTGCCGAGCGCGCGGGCGATCTCGACGAGCTGCTTCTCGCCGGGCGGCAGGCTCTCGACGCGGGCCTGGGCGCGGTTCGCGGGGAGCCCCACGCGGTCGAGCAGCCCCGCGGCGCGGGCCGTCATGGCGGCCCGGTCGAGCACCCGGAGCGCGCCGCCCCGGGTGACCTCGCGGCCGAGGAACAGGTTGTCGACGACCGTGAGGTTCTCCGCCAGGTTCAGCTCCTGGTGGATCAGGCTCACCCCGGCCGCGATCGCGTCGGCCGGCCCGCGGAACTGGACCGGCCGGCCGTCGAGCTGCACCGCGCCCGCGTCCGGGGTGTACACGCCCGCGACGATCTTCATGAGCGTCGACTTGCCGGCGCCGTTCTCGCCCACGACGGCCAGCACCTCGCCCGGCGCGAGGGTGA belongs to Gemmata obscuriglobus and includes:
- a CDS encoding DSD1 family PLP-dependent enzyme, giving the protein MTHPSPTEPAPGSDVADLDTPQLLVDLDVVDGNVRRMFAAARGRGVRVRVHFKSLKCTGLARHVAAAGPDGFAAAKLNEAEALADAGVTDILLANQVVGLHKLRRAARLARRADLIVCVDDADNARALSAAAVAEGTQIRALVEVDIGMARCGVPPGAAAVELAQTVAALPGLRFYGLQGYDGHLQMLPDYESRQAQSLAGAEALADTRRQVERAGLPVALVTGGGTGTWEFAAAVPGVTEVQPGSFVIMDAAYHKVRPEFGCALSVRAAVVSRRPGQYVLDAGSKAISRDFGTPEIKGRPGDRVLRLNEEHTIVAADGAVPAVGEAAEVLPAHCCATMNLHRACAAVRGGRVEAVWPIECSGRYD
- a CDS encoding ABC transporter permease — its product is MTRLLGVLGLVAALYVALFLSHNRAGEASNLIDVASYQGQYGIITLGAALVIITGGIDLSIGSVVACGAVLFGFLVNRGAHPYAALPAVLLFGAGVGAVNGLLVTRVRLQPFLVTLCGMFVFRGVARLLEGTVGLNQTIEAHQEFAGALRTLRFVLTGKSPENGALLFPAQFVLLLALAAVAGFFLHRTAYGRYWYAIGHSELAAKYAGVDVNRHRLTVYVSCSTLAALTGVLLFLHAPSVQSNNAGLGWELYAILGAVLGGCSLRGGEGTAVGVVLGAMVLPVIESIVNFQGAKGDVIPAIVGVTLLVGTVVDELIRRRSRVHR
- a CDS encoding sugar ABC transporter ATP-binding protein is translated as MSHPRLQVTNARKQFPGVLALGGVSLTLAPGEVLAVVGENGAGKSTLMKIVAGVYTPDAGAVQLDGRPVQFRGPADAIAAGVSLIHQELNLAENLTVVDNLFLGREVTRGGALRVLDRAAMTARAAGLLDRVGLPANRAQARVESLPPGEKQLVEIARALGTDVRVLIMDEPTSSLTQKETEQLYRVIDALKAAGVSVLYISHRLAEVRRVADRAVVLRDGQNAGELARGEITHDNLVRLMVGRDLKQFYPKTHRTGAGGAPVLSVRGVRYRNGPATPASFEVRAGEILGMAGLVGAGRTELSEAVFGVRQLTAGELLLNGEPARIGSPRDAIASGVLLVPEDRRLHGLVLAEGVGFNLSLPNLDRLGSPLGVNRRAEAELHRTWIDRLRVKTPRAAQPVGLLSGGNQQKVVYGKWLARGPRVLILDEPTRGVDVGAKAEIYALIDELAGRGVAVWMITSDMEELLGMSDRVVVMHEGRVAGELLGPRVTEEAVMRLATGGTA